The Panicum hallii strain FIL2 chromosome 5, PHallii_v3.1, whole genome shotgun sequence genome contains the following window.
TGTCAGTGTTATTTACTGACAGATGCTTGCATACATTATATGTCTTTGTAACCCGGCTACAGGTTAACAATGCAGGTGTGAACTTCAACAAAGGACCAGATAATTCTGTCGAGTTCGCTGAGCAAGTCATCGAGACAAATTATTATGGCACGAAACGCATGATTGATGCCATGATATCACTAATGAAACCCTCTCCTTATGGTGCTCGGATAGTTAATGTCAGCTCAAGGCTTGGAAGAGTCAATGGCAGACGAAATGTAAGTATGGTTGACAGATTCCTATGTTTCCAATGTGATCTAGTGTGACCTTTAACATGAGGCGCCCTTGCGTTGATCATTACTCTACAATTTATTCATCTTGTTTTTATTTTATATGCTATCAGAGAATTGGTGATGCCAGCCTAAGAGATCAGCTATTGAATGATGATTGTTTATCAGAACAGTTAATTGATGACATGATCAAGAAATTTCTGGAGCAAGTAAGGCAAGGTACTTGGTCCTCCAATCAGTGGCCTCAGATGTACACGGACTATTCAGTCTCGAAGCTTGCTGTTAATGCTTATACACGACTCATGTCAAGGAAGCTCTCGGATCGGCCTGAAGGCCAAAAGATCTACATTAACTGTTTCTGCCCTGGCTGGGTAAAAACTGCCATGACTGGTTGGGAGGGGAATAATTCTGCTGAAGAAGGTGCTGATACAGGAGTATGGCTAGCCTTGTTACCCTGTGAACAAGGTACAAATGGGAAGTTCTTTGCCGAGAGACGTGAGATAAGCTTCTAAGGTGACTACCTTATTCATATTCTTGCTTCCAGGTGCAAGTAGGAAACTTTAGGACAAAAGATCTTTCAACCCATACGTCCAAAACTGCTTTGATCTCTGTTCACTTACTGATATGTGGAACTATTAAGGTTTATGAGCCATAAAAGCTACAGACAGAAGTTACCAAGCAAGATCGTGGAGAGTGCTCTTTGACGGTTACTTAGTGCTGTAACCACTTTACTTATCAAAATGGTTTCTTTTACGGTTTCTAATTTGGTACCATTCGCGTGCAATCTATATAGGCGACTCATGAAGACTGGCACGATAAAGAGCAATCATATGGCAAGCAGATAGTCAAGATCATTGATGGGTACCACTATGTCCCATTAATGGAAAGCCCATGACCTCTAATTTGTTAATTAAGTTGATCCACTAAATGTTTCTTGGTCATGAATGAAGTGTGATAAAAGCGGAATGTTCATCAGGACCACCAGTATGGCAATGGGGAAGTATGACCAGCTGGCTGCTTGCAACTTGTGCTACATGCCTACAAGAATGACCTGTATTGAAGTGCACATCACACCAAGGGTTGCAGATAAATGTGGACGGCAGATTGGTTGTGTGTGCTCGCTGAAGATGCCACACTGAAATCAGCGGCGGTCAATCAAGCTTATCCCTTACAGATAAAGAAGCACAGAGCCATGCATATACCCATCGTGCTTCCAACCATCTGAGCCTGAAAAATCCAGGGCAAGGCCATGCCGGCCGGAAAACAAGACAACATGCTGCTGCTGCATAGCTGGTCTTCAGAGGGTCATCCTCATCGTCCTGTGGGCGCCATCGGTTTGTGGTCGTGGGGGTAGAAAGTAGAAACTAGTAGTAGGCAGGCGTCAACGATATCAGTTTAATTCGGCATCAGCCAGCCACTGCCTGCACATGTGGTGCTCGGGTTTCTGGGGCACCTCTACCTCTACTTGCCTGCCTGGACCTTGCGATTTGCATCCTCCAATGGAGGTGTAGCTGACCTCAACTTGTTCACTCATGCAAGCATAAATAAAGCGTGCATACTGAGAAGCATGCCTTCCTTTTCCTCACTCGCGGTGTAAGCTGGAGTTGTCACCGGCTATCTAGCGCCTGTTGATCTGACAAGCATGCCTTCCTTTTCCTATGCAAAGTACGGTCAGTTGGATGGATACTAGGCAGAATAACGGCGCTTAAGATCGAGCTGCTCTGATTACCATAAATAACGGTAGAATGCCTTTCAAAAACTACGCAGAACACGTAGAAATCTCCTGCAACTCGACTCCATACGAAAGGAAACACGGTATGGTAGATTAGTATTGTAACTGCaatgtgttatatgagtgcctCTCCATTAGACCATCAGAGGATGAAGTGATGGCCTAAAGGAGGGGTACCCACGTAACGTTAACATACTGCACGGCCTTTCCCTTAGACCATCAGAGGGTGAAAAGAGGTGAAGTGATGACCTAAAGAGGAGTACCCATATAACATGCCGTACTACGGTCCCTTCCTTAGAGATCATCAAAG
Protein-coding sequences here:
- the LOC112891648 gene encoding carbonyl reductase [NADPH] 1-like is translated as MGKKGKEAARERREQRRREVTLLRALPYEPHQRWWDRLQPRAVAVVTGANRGIGFEAARQLALHGLHVVLTSRDAAKGQDAAERIRGEAPDEAGVSVEWRQLNVADVASVEAFATWALETHGGIHVLVNNAGVNFNKGPDNSVEFAEQVIETNYYGTKRMIDAMISLMKPSPYGARIVNVSSRLGRVNGRRNRIGDASLRDQLLNDDCLSEQLIDDMIKKFLEQVRQGTWSSNQWPQMYTDYSVSKLAVNAYTRLMSRKLSDRPEGQKIYINCFCPGWVKTAMTGWEGNNSAEEGADTGVWLALLPCEQGTNGKFFAERREISF